One genomic region from Edaphobacter dinghuensis encodes:
- a CDS encoding YraN family protein, which yields MRTAIGLDLQVWALRRMDTLNRRFRRTPSTAEHLATGLRGEREALFHLRTLGYTVVARRWKSAKLRGDVDLIGWDEDWLCFIEVKTRTGRDPLAPAEFAVDADKQEMLRKMARAYLRSFPEKLRREVPVRFDIVSVYLQQATVEFDVYKGAFGWE from the coding sequence GGGCCCTGCGGCGTATGGACACACTGAACAGGCGGTTCCGGCGCACGCCGTCCACGGCAGAGCATCTTGCCACAGGCCTGCGTGGCGAACGGGAAGCACTCTTTCATCTGCGAACTCTCGGCTACACCGTCGTAGCGCGACGATGGAAGAGCGCAAAGCTACGCGGTGACGTCGACCTGATCGGCTGGGATGAGGACTGGCTCTGCTTCATTGAAGTTAAGACGAGGACAGGAAGAGATCCGCTGGCGCCTGCCGAGTTTGCCGTAGACGCCGACAAGCAGGAGATGTTGCGAAAGATGGCACGCGCTTATCTGCGCAGTTTTCCCGAGAAGTTACGGCGTGAGGTTCCAGTGCGTTTCGATATCGTTTCGGTGTATTTGCAACAGGCTACGGTCGAGTTCGACGTATACAAAGGAGCATTCGGATGGGAGTGA
- a CDS encoding DinB family protein, translated as MGVTYTQGTKLELLDPIELGKQVTAVVRQALPWLQTLTEASASRPEKTGKWCAKEVIGHLTDSAINNHARVMRLQIETEPNLRGYEQMAWVDLQRYADREWSKVLESWAMLNEHFAWAVSHVDKAHLTNMGTIEGDELTLGFLIEDYIAHMEHHLRALKTWTI; from the coding sequence ATGGGAGTGACTTACACGCAGGGAACTAAGTTAGAACTGCTCGATCCAATTGAGCTGGGTAAGCAGGTGACAGCGGTAGTGCGGCAGGCTCTGCCATGGCTGCAAACACTTACAGAAGCTTCGGCCAGTCGTCCCGAAAAGACAGGTAAGTGGTGTGCGAAAGAGGTTATTGGTCACCTGACCGATTCGGCGATCAACAATCACGCAAGGGTGATGAGGTTGCAGATTGAGACCGAACCAAACCTGCGCGGCTATGAGCAAATGGCCTGGGTCGATCTGCAGCGCTATGCGGACCGGGAATGGAGCAAAGTGCTTGAGAGTTGGGCCATGTTAAACGAGCATTTTGCCTGGGCGGTCAGCCACGTTGACAAGGCGCACCTGACAAATATGGGAACGATAGAGGGAGACGAACTGACCCTCGGGTTTTTGATCGAAGACTATATCGCGCACATGGAGCACCATCTGCGTGCATTGAAAACCTGGACGATATAG